Proteins encoded in a region of the Puntigrus tetrazona isolate hp1 chromosome 12, ASM1883169v1, whole genome shotgun sequence genome:
- the gspt1 gene encoding eukaryotic peptide chain release factor GTP-binding subunit ERF3A — protein MDSRDTAPDSWEQEDDVEATADTELQSAFTGLNVNAPEFVPSFLSRGPPENATSDGTDAVASMEISEPVAAVENGETDAAAVETWEQKGEPDEEEPGGGSSADTGFGGDEAQDEMMEEDEEMPTPKLPPPPPDAPKKEHVNVVFIGHVDAGKSTIGGQIMYLTGMVEKRTLEKYEREAKEKNRETWYLSWALDTNQEERDKGKTVEVGRAYFETEKKHFTILDAPGHKSFVPNMIGGASQADLAVLVISARKGEFETGFEKGGQTREHAMLAKTAGVKHLIVLINKMDDPTVNWSLDRYEECKEKLVPFLKKVGFNPKKDIHFMPCSGLTGANLKESSELCPWYTGLPFIPHLDSLPNFNRSSDGPIRLPIVDKYKDMGTVVLGKLESGSIAKAQQLIMMPNRHTVEVLSLLSDDVETDYAGPGENLKLRLKGIEEEEILPGFILCNAENLCHSGRTFDAQIVIIEHKSIICPGYNAVLHIHTCIEEVQITALICLVDKKTGEKSKTRPRFVKQDQVCIARLRAAGTICLETFKDFPQMGRFTLRDEGKTIAIGKVLKLVPEKD, from the exons ATGGACTCGAGAGACACAGCCCCTGATTCGTGGGAACAGGAGGACGATGTTGAGGCCACGGCTGATACCGAGCTTCAGTCCGCCTTCACCGGGCTCAACGTGAACGCTCCGGAATTCGTACCGTCTTTTCTTTCCCGAGGTCCACCGGAAAACGCCACGTCTGATG GCACCGATGCAGTGGCCAGTATGGAGATCTCAGAACCAGTGG CTGCAGTGGAGAATGGAGAGACAGATGCCGCCGCAGTGGAGACATGGGAGCAGAAAGGTGAGCCGGATGAGGAGGAACCGGGAGGTGGATCCTCAGCGGACACAGGATTTGGCGGGGATGAGGCGCAGGATGAAATGatggaggaggatgaggaaatgcCAACACCAAAGCTGCCTCCTCCTCCACCGGATGCCCCTAAGAAAGAACACGTGAATGTTGTGTTCATTGGACATGTGG ATGCAGGCAAGTCTACAATTGGTGGACAGATAAT gtATCTAACTGGTATGGTGGAAAAACGAACGCTGGAGAAATATGAACGGGAGGCAAAAGAGAAGAACAGAGAGACTTG GTATCTTTCCTGGGCTCTAGACACAAACCAAGAGGAAAGAGACAAGGGGAAAACTGTAGAAGTTGGAAGAGCCTACTTTGAAACTGAGAAAAAGCACTTTACTATTCTTGACGCCCCAGGCCATAAAAGCTTTGTACCCAACATGATTGGAGGGGCATCCCAAGCTGATTTGGCAGTGCTG gtCATCTCTGCCAGAAAGGGTGAGTTTGAGACCGGTTTTGAAAAGGGAGGTCAGACAAGAGAGCATGCCATGCTGGCTAAAACAGCTGGAGTGAAACATCTGATAGTCCTCATCAACAAAATGGACGACCCCACTGTGAACTGGAGTTTGGATAG ATACGAGGAATGTAAAGAGAAGTTAGTGCCATTTCTGAAGAAGGTGGGCTTTAATCCAAAGAAAGACATTCACTTCATGCCCTGCTCTGGCCTGACTGGAGCTAACCTGAAAGAATCTTCTGAGCTTTGCCCTTGGTACAC gggATTACCATTCATTCCACATCTGGACAGCCTGCCAAACTTCAACAGATCAAGTGATGGTCCCATCCGATTGCCTATTGTGGATAAATACAAG GACATGGGCACCGTGGTGCTTGGAAAACTGGAGTCTGGAAGCATAGCGAAAGCACAACAACTTATTATGATGCCAAATAGG CACACGGTGGAAGTGTTGAGCCTTCTCTCTGATGATGTGGAGACGGATTACGCTGGACCTGGTGAAAACCTGAAGCTCCGGCTCAAAGGCATCGAGGAGGAAGAGATTCTCCCAGGCTTTATCCTATGCAATGCTGAGAACCTCTGCCACTCAGGACGCACTTTTGATGCCCAG ATCGTCATTATCGAACACAAATCCATAATATGCCCAGGTTACAATGCTGTATTACACATCCATACCTGCATAGAAGAAGTGCAGATAACA GCATTAATCTGTCTGGTGGACAAGAAGACTGGAGAAAAAAGCAAGACTCGTCCACGCTTCGTCAAACAAGACCAAGTATGCATCGCCCGTCTTAGGGCCGCAGGAACTATCTGCTTAGAGACTTTTAAAGACTTCCCTCAAATGGGACGTTTCACCTTGAGAGACGAGG GCAAGACAATCGCAATTGGCAAGGTGCTTAAGTTGGTACCTGAGAAGGACTAA
- the LOC122355801 gene encoding transmembrane protein 238-like has protein sequence MEIKHPGVGRCKCAFWFAVFHDIFGLFVLLVGVFWDIFFHDFLIYAGAVIIFLSLIWWVFWYAGNIEVPPEELEDDIAQYKRAKGISGVMRKVSSSLSNGLRNSFRRSGRINAQAEGSQPNSTARADRPVAIAMSSYLNTPPPGTTNHLNRDPLVI, from the coding sequence ATGGAGATAAAGCATCCAGGAGTTGGTCGTTGTAAATGTGCGTTTTGGTTTGCTGTTTTTCATGAcatttttggactttttgtcCTCCTGGTTGGTGTGTTTTGGGACATCTTTTTCCATGACTTTTTAATTTACGCCGGGGCTGTGATTATTTTCCTGAGTCTGATCTGGTGGGTGTTTTGGTACGCTGGTAACATTGAAGTGCCTCCTGAAGAGCTGGAGGACGACATTGCTCAATACAAACGCGCTAAAGGAATTTCAGGCGTTATGCGTAAAGTCTCCAGCAGTCTTTCCAATGGATTGAGGAATTCCTTCAGGAGAAGTGGAAGAATCAACGCTCAGGCTGAAGGCTCTCAGCCAAACAGCACGGCCAGGGCAGATCGACCTGTTGCTATTGCCATGAGCTCCTATCTGAATACACCACCTCCTGGAACGACCAACCATCTGAACCGAGATCCTTTAGTGATATAA
- the LOC122355061 gene encoding tumor necrosis factor receptor superfamily member 17 isoform X1, translating into MLLFLLLLYVIIYAEGKCAKNYYYDGLLEECQHCSIRCNSPPITCKKFCTSIPENEVEKNQNIRLILIVFFVFLGAFTVLTIILQVIRRKSCKPIMNKVIGQEHKNDSERGSNATEQSEDTDEATTYLPEGLNQDHYNSNLPLPSTEEGTTLLVTTKTVQAYHCTPVI; encoded by the exons ATGCTTCTCTTTTTATTGCTGCTGTACGTTATTATTTATGCTGAGGGAAAATGTGCAAAGAACTATTATTACGATGGACTTCTTGAGGAATGTCAACATTGCTCCATTAGATGCAACTCTCCACCAATTACTTGCAAAAAATTTTGTACCTCAA TCCCAGAAAATGAAGTTGAAAAGAATCAAAATATCCGTTTAATTTTGATCGTGTTTTTTGTGTTCCTGGGAGCTTTCACAGTACTCACCATTATTCTGCAAGTTATACGCAGAAAATCCTGTAAGCCCATCATGAACAAAG TGATAGGTCAAGAACACAAGAACGACAGCGAGAGAGGCTCGAATGCCACAGAGCAATCTGAAGACACGGATGAAGCTACAACTTATTTGCCTGAAGGACTGAACCAGGATCACTACAACTCCAACCTGCCTCTTCCTTCCACCGAGGAAGGTACTACACTGCTGGTTACCACAAAGACTGTGCAAGCTTACCACTGCACACCTGTTATATAG
- the rsl1d1 gene encoding ribosomal L1 domain-containing protein 1, producing MESPRDGLELDRSQVNKAAQALRAYLKMNSSQKLFENDGQAISLLLTQWKIPRKEQTIRIPLPNGLRTESGDVCLFTRDEPNMTSEQTVRFYKKLLASKGVKNTIEVIPFKVLKTEYKPFEAKRRLLGNFDLFLSDARIRRRLPAHIGKHFYERKKAPLSVDLECNQLARDMERLIQGTSLSVSNKGSCCMVRVAHSGMTADEIVENVMTAVSTISSKLALTGKNIKIIHLKSQTSVALPIYTSDLSHLALVEEARNEARAAKGAQKRKREMKKTEVSKLRIKQTEEEKDSEEEEIPQLVPIKMPTKKPKQMTISKKGLKKVQKPAAGKGIKKTVKDTKLRKKTPKVTARDLKKKVKKTNKIKL from the exons ATGGAGTCCCCACGAGATGGATTGGAGCTCGATCGGTCTCAG GTAAATAAAGCTGCACAGGCATTACGGGCATATCTAAAGATGAACTCGTCCCAAAAGCTCTTTGAAAATGATGGCCAGGCCATCTCTCTACTGTTAACTCAATGGAAAATCCCTAGAAAGGAGCAAACCATTCGCAT TCCTTTACCCAATGGGCTGAGGACCGAATCAGGAGACGTGTGTCTTTTCACCAGAGATGAACCCAACATGACCTCAGAACAGACCGTGAGATTCTACAAAAAGTTACTTGCGTCGAAAGGGGTCAAAAATACCATAGAG gTGATTCCCTTCAAGGTGTTAAAAACTGAGTATAAGCCCTTTGAAGCCAAAAGGAGACTCCTGGGCAACTTTGATTTGTTTCTGTCAGACGCACGCATCCGCCGCCGTTTACCCGCGCACATCGGAAAGCATTTCTATGAAAGGAAGaa ggctCCTCTGTCGGTGGATCTAGAGTGTAATCAACTAGCCAGAGACATGGAGCGCCTCATTCAGGGCACAAGCCTAtctgtttcaaataaaggcTCTTGTTG CATGGTACGTGTAGCGCATTCTGGCATGACAGCAGATGAAATAGTTGAGAACGTGATGACAGCCGTTTCCACCATCTCCTCGAAGTTAGCATTG ACaggaaaaaacatcaaaatcatcCATTTGAAGAGTCAGACCTCGGTCGCGCTGCCCATCTACACTTCTGATCTGAGTCACCTCGCGTTGGTGGAGGAGGCCAGGAATGAAGCCCGCGCCGCAAAG ggAGCtcaaaagaggaagagagaaatgaagaaaacagaAGTGTCAAAGCTGAGAATTAAACAAACCGAGGAAGAGAAAGACAGCGAAGAAGAGGAAATTCCACAGCTGGTGCCTATCAAGATGCCAAccaaaaaaccaaaacagatG accATATCTAAAAAAGGACTGAAAAAAGTACAGAAGCCTGCTGCCGGCAAAGgaataaagaaaactgtaaaagacACAAAACTGAGGAAGAAAACACCAAAGGTCACCGCACGTGatctaaagaaaaaagtaaaaaaaactaataaaattaaattgtaa
- the LOC122355061 gene encoding tumor necrosis factor receptor superfamily member 17 isoform X2, whose product MLLFLLLLYVIIYAEGKCAKNYYYDGLLEECQHCSIRCNSPPITCKKFCTSTFTVLTIILQVIRRKSCKPIMNKVIGQEHKNDSERGSNATEQSEDTDEATTYLPEGLNQDHYNSNLPLPSTEEGTTLLVTTKTVQAYHCTPVI is encoded by the exons ATGCTTCTCTTTTTATTGCTGCTGTACGTTATTATTTATGCTGAGGGAAAATGTGCAAAGAACTATTATTACGATGGACTTCTTGAGGAATGTCAACATTGCTCCATTAGATGCAACTCTCCACCAATTACTTGCAAAAAATTTTGTACCTCAA CTTTCACAGTACTCACCATTATTCTGCAAGTTATACGCAGAAAATCCTGTAAGCCCATCATGAACAAAG TGATAGGTCAAGAACACAAGAACGACAGCGAGAGAGGCTCGAATGCCACAGAGCAATCTGAAGACACGGATGAAGCTACAACTTATTTGCCTGAAGGACTGAACCAGGATCACTACAACTCCAACCTGCCTCTTCCTTCCACCGAGGAAGGTACTACACTGCTGGTTACCACAAAGACTGTGCAAGCTTACCACTGCACACCTGTTATATAG